tttaatttttggtttttaatagtTCTTGGTGAACTTCGCAAATAAGTGACgtcagtacagaaaataaacaaccTCCGTGTGCAATTATATGTACGTTCAATTTTTGAGTGAACGTTGTGTTCTATCATTCGTGGCTTTTCAATTACGTTcgtttattcttcttcttttcgttTGTTTATTTCCTGTAGATGGCGTGATCTATTCCATCGTTCTTTAATCCCAGCTACATTATACATTACCTGCCGTTTccacgatagtcggttctacgttaccgaaacgacccggatttaaatTCGGCCATGGACTGTCACTccaacagcattccccgtatgtaaatatggggaatatttatgcggcaacaacaacaacaacatgcattACCTGCGATGCTGACATTATGAACAAAACTATATTGTTTAAAAGTTCTCACTCATTCACAAAGCCGCTGGGAGATAATCATATGCTCCCTAGTTATGAGTAACAACTGCAAAACATTTCCTACACCGTAGATAGATGATTTTAAATAACTGAGTTAAACAAAGTGGAAAGCGTCTACAACAtgcaagaaaaaattgaatagcTCAGCTTGTAATACGTTCTTATATAAGCAGATTAtatactttttcgtgcttaactctcAATCCGTAATTATAAAGCGggattacccatacaaaatttctctctcgAAATCtgagataataaaataatcctagattattagattatagataaaaaaaaaataaaaaaaatggatgtcgacaaagaaaacaggtttgtagacataattataatttttgttagttaTTATTAactatgtattcatataatagaaaaaagcgtgtgtccataaacgcttcgttctcttattacttattataaaaagtaaaatcgaatttcgaatgcgtattgctgccataattttttgaaaccttgtAAACGTCGTTGACGGAGTTCCTCCAATTGTtaagcagccaattgcgcaattaaattagctattccttctccttgtatttcgttagtaataattaaagaaaccaaaaacaccgaaatattccaccaaagctatttttattaaaaattccttCCAAAGCaggtttgacagctgattgtcaattttgcaagtAATCTGCCATATGCGAACAGGTAGATTGATTTTGTGGACttattgctaattactgcacatgtgaacgtacttttttatttctatatgaaatatttttgaaacacattaaaattaagaaaaatattaaaaaatatttaagaaaatatattaaagaaaatatttgcggATGGCaactataaaaatcaaaaattgtggTAACCTTCTACCATTCCGTTAGTTTGTTTATAAAGCCGCGCATTATTCAGTACTAAactgaaagatttttttttgttttttatactttactttgttattttcttaaaaaagcaaTTTTACCATGCGACCAGTAGAACCTCAATCAAAATCCCGTACAGCTTCGTCGAGGGAAAGTATACAAGCCTCGCTTGGCGAGACAGATACGAGTTTCACCTCAAATAGTACTTTTCTTGCACCGtcgtttgatgaaaatttaactGATTATAATTTGGAGTTCACCAGCAGTTTCAGAGACAGGCGAAGGACTCGAAAATCGTGCGGACCAACGGCAACCGCTGAATTTCGACGGGTTGAAGGAGCGTCTGGGGTACAATCATCTAGCGTACAAAAAAGAACATTACAACCTGTTCGAATTTCAAGTACCCCGAGGCCATCAACGGTCAGAAATCGTCGCAAACAAAGATTTCCTGCCcgcaaagaaataagaaaacttcTGAATAGAACAGATTTCATGATACCACGCCGTTGTTTTTGTCGAGTTGTAAGCGAAATTATGATGAAGTTATCAAGCAATGTGACTCGTATAACGGCTATAGCCCTGGAGGCCCTACAAGTAGCAACAGAAAAGTATATCGAAAATCGTTTTGAAGATGCATATTTATTGACGCAGCATTCGGGTCGAGTTACACTGTTATTGCGAGATTTTGAATTAATAAATCATTTGCTAGGAAAAAAGAAtttgtaaattgaaattaatattaagtaacttgcttaaatatttgttacaaaatacacatatgtatatgtcctTTTGGTAAGAGATATAGGTATTAGTACTTATGCGTATGAAAtggtatttaaaaaacaaagatcGAGCCATTAAAAATGGTTTCGAAATTGCTTTTGTTCGCAATTGATGTAATTAATAAGCAATCGTATTAATTAGAAATGGGTTGGTGTAAACATGCCCCTAAATGTTtgagaaatgctgctggagtggtaGCGGTAGTCGTCGGTAGAACCAACTGGCGTGAGAAATCAGTTTTAAGGTTTAgttatttactattttaaatctaaacatattatattaatattatcacATGTATACCAAAGTCtatcacacatacacatgcgaaTCCCACAATACCAGCAAATTGAAACGTTttaaaaagcaatgaaattaaagcagattttttataaaaaaataaaattcaaataaatccaaatttattaaatgtatttttcactttatatcTGTATACATATGCTTTCTATCGGTATACATAAGAATCCACTCGTGTATAGCCACATATGTACCAGCTACTGCGCCAACGATGCCTATAAATACTGAAAGCGTGCTCAGTAGGAGATACAATTTTAA
The sequence above is drawn from the Anastrepha obliqua isolate idAnaObli1 chromosome 4, idAnaObli1_1.0, whole genome shotgun sequence genome and encodes:
- the LOC129245735 gene encoding histone H3-like centromeric protein A; this translates as MRPVEPQSKSRTASSRESIQASLGETDTSFTSNSTFLAPSFDENLTDYNLEFTSSFRDRRRTRKSCGPTATAEFRRVEGASGVQSSSVQKRTLQPVRISSTPRPSTVRNRRKQRFPARKEIRKLLNRTDFMIPRRCFCRVVSEIMMKLSSNVTRITAIALEALQVATEKYIENRFEDAYLLTQHSGRVTLLLRDFELINHLLGKKNL